A part of Flavobacteriaceae bacterium GSB9 genomic DNA contains:
- the cysS gene encoding cysteine--tRNA ligase, with the protein MQLYQTQKIKIYNSLTGKKETFKPIEEGYIGMYVCGPTVYSNVHLGNVRTFMSFDMIFRYLKHLGYKVRYVRNITDAGHLENDADAGEDKITKKARLEQIEPMEVVQQYTVDFHNILNTFNFLPPSIEPTATGHIIEQIELISTIIENGFAYEVNGSVYFDVHKFNELNEYGKLSKRKLEDLIHNTRELDGQSDKKNPQDFALWKKAEPQHIMRWPSPWSDGFPGWHLECTAMSTKYLGDQFDIHGGGMDLKFPHHECEIAQNEAAKGKSPVNYWMHANMLQLNGQRMSKSTGNTVNPSELLSGDNKFFSKAYSPSVIRFFNAQSSYRSVLDLTDEGLLASEKGYNRLMDALNLLDGLKPSETSSFDVAAWKQKCYDAMNDDFNSPILIAHLFEASKFINQVKEGSETVSVDDIAILKDAMNSFVFDVLGLVKQSSNDNGTDKLTGAVDVLIKLRQEARANKDFALSDKIRDELAEIGIQLKDGKDGTTFSMN; encoded by the coding sequence ATGCAGCTTTACCAAACCCAAAAAATAAAAATATACAACTCGTTAACAGGCAAGAAAGAAACGTTTAAACCCATAGAGGAAGGCTATATTGGCATGTACGTATGTGGGCCTACCGTTTATAGCAATGTCCATTTAGGCAATGTAAGGACCTTTATGTCTTTTGATATGATTTTTAGGTACCTTAAACATTTGGGCTACAAAGTGCGCTATGTGAGAAACATAACCGATGCTGGCCATTTAGAAAATGATGCAGACGCCGGTGAAGATAAAATCACTAAAAAGGCACGTTTGGAGCAAATAGAACCCATGGAAGTGGTTCAACAATACACGGTTGATTTCCACAATATATTAAACACTTTTAATTTCTTGCCGCCGAGTATTGAGCCCACAGCCACTGGCCACATAATTGAGCAAATTGAACTGATCAGCACTATAATAGAAAATGGTTTTGCTTATGAAGTAAACGGATCGGTATATTTTGATGTGCACAAGTTTAACGAATTGAACGAATACGGTAAATTAAGTAAACGCAAACTTGAGGACTTAATTCACAATACCCGCGAACTTGATGGGCAAAGTGATAAAAAGAACCCACAAGATTTTGCCCTTTGGAAAAAAGCCGAGCCCCAACACATTATGCGTTGGCCTTCACCATGGAGCGATGGGTTCCCCGGCTGGCACCTTGAATGTACGGCCATGAGTACAAAATATTTGGGCGACCAATTCGATATACATGGTGGTGGTATGGATTTAAAATTCCCGCATCATGAGTGCGAAATTGCGCAAAACGAAGCCGCTAAAGGAAAATCGCCTGTTAATTATTGGATGCATGCCAATATGCTTCAGCTTAACGGACAACGTATGTCGAAATCTACAGGAAATACTGTTAACCCTAGTGAATTGCTTTCTGGGGATAATAAATTTTTCAGCAAGGCGTACTCCCCTAGCGTTATTCGCTTTTTTAACGCCCAATCGTCTTACCGAAGCGTATTGGATTTAACCGATGAAGGGTTACTGGCAAGCGAAAAAGGTTATAATAGACTTATGGATGCCTTAAACCTTTTAGATGGGTTAAAACCATCTGAGACGTCTTCATTCGATGTGGCAGCATGGAAACAAAAATGCTATGATGCTATGAACGACGATTTTAATTCGCCTATTTTAATTGCACACTTATTCGAAGCTTCAAAGTTTATTAATCAAGTTAAAGAAGGGAGTGAAACGGTCTCTGTGGACGATATAGCTATTTTAAAAGACGCCATGAACAGTTTTGTTTTTGATGTTCTCGGACTTGTAAAACAATCGAGTAACGACAACGGAACCGACAAATTAACGGGAGCTGTTGATGTTTTAATAAAACTAAGACAAGAAGCAAGAGCTAATAAAGATTTTGCCCTATCTGATAAAATAAGGGATGAATTGGCTGAAATAGGAATTCAACTTAAAGACGGGAAAGACGGCACGACGTTTTCAATGAATTAG
- the folE gene encoding GTP cyclohydrolase I FolE has translation MKFDNNLEDFDALGNEHIGTSEDTPLRQDAFKLSNEEKIDIIKDDVRHIMETLGLDLTDDSLKGTPNRVAKMFVKEIFGGLDPDKKPSASTFDNKYKYGEMLVEKNITVYSTCEHHLLPIVGKAHIAYISNGSVVGLSKMNRIVDYFAKRPQVQERLTIQIVRELQNVLGTKDVACVVDAKHLCVNSRGIRDIESSTVTSEFGGKFKDMATRREFLDYIKLDTKF, from the coding sequence ATGAAATTCGACAACAATTTAGAAGATTTTGACGCTTTAGGTAACGAGCATATTGGCACATCTGAGGACACACCACTGCGCCAAGATGCCTTTAAACTTTCTAACGAAGAGAAAATAGACATCATAAAAGACGATGTGCGCCACATCATGGAAACTTTGGGTCTCGACTTGACTGACGATAGCCTTAAAGGCACACCTAACCGTGTGGCAAAAATGTTTGTTAAGGAAATTTTTGGCGGTCTAGACCCAGACAAAAAGCCAAGTGCTTCTACTTTCGACAATAAATACAAATATGGTGAGATGTTGGTTGAAAAAAACATTACTGTATATTCTACTTGCGAACACCATTTGCTTCCTATTGTTGGAAAAGCCCATATTGCTTACATTTCTAATGGCTCGGTTGTTGGGCTTTCGAAAATGAACCGTATTGTAGATTATTTTGCAAAACGCCCACAAGTTCAAGAGCGTTTAACAATTCAAATTGTACGTGAACTGCAAAACGTTTTGGGCACTAAAGACGTCGCTTGCGTCGTAGATGCCAAACATCTATGTGTTAACTCAAGAGGTATTAGAGATATTGAAAGCAGTACCGTAACCTCAGAGTTTGGTGGAAAATTTAAAGATATGGCCACAAGGCGCGAATTTCTTGATTACATAAAATTGGATACTAAGTTTTAA
- a CDS encoding sigma-70 family RNA polymerase sigma factor has translation MNKELEHSFVELLEKHQNIAHKICRLYTNNYDAHNDLFQEITIQLWKAYPKFRGDSKFSTWMYRVALNTAITLYRKSKRTINTQDFEGVAFKIKAEDYDDTEEQQLKLLYKAVHQLNDIEKALVFLYLEDKNYREISETLGISEVNARVKMNRIKTKLKTILNP, from the coding sequence TTGAATAAAGAACTCGAACATAGTTTTGTGGAGTTGCTGGAAAAGCATCAAAATATTGCGCATAAAATATGCAGGTTATACACCAATAATTATGATGCCCACAACGATTTGTTTCAGGAAATAACCATTCAACTTTGGAAAGCCTATCCTAAATTTCGTGGCGATTCAAAATTTAGTACCTGGATGTATCGTGTGGCTTTGAATACAGCAATAACGCTTTATAGAAAATCTAAACGTACCATAAATACACAGGATTTTGAAGGTGTAGCATTTAAGATTAAAGCAGAGGATTATGATGACACCGAAGAACAACAACTTAAGCTTTTGTACAAAGCCGTACACCAGCTAAACGATATTGAAAAAGCTTTGGTTTTCCTGTATCTTGAAGATAAGAACTACAGGGAAATTAGTGAAACATTAGGTATTAGTGAAGTGAATGCCCGAGTGAAAATGAACAGGATTAAAACGAAACTAAAAACCATTTTAAATCCGTAA